A window of Solanum stenotomum isolate F172 chromosome 3, ASM1918654v1, whole genome shotgun sequence contains these coding sequences:
- the LOC125858931 gene encoding uncharacterized protein LOC125858931 translates to MNTRGRPARRVGEEDVNEEVPPQVVQNGQGVQCNQVPIGEQENEVPVVPPDMTNEEIRSAFLILARAMAAQATRDMGPRVNANEGTMASKLRDFVRMNPPVFLGSKVGEDPQEFLDEVYKVVSAMGVTSREKAELASYQLKDVAQIWFTQWKANRPVGADPIEWEEFKEAFLGRYFPREMRECKVEEFINLRQGNMSVQEYSLRFTQLSKYAPSLVSNPRDEMSRFVTGVSDLVKEECHTAMLHNDMNISRLIVYAQSIEESKLKRMNRNVKRGRSDEQSQPRFKKRAQDQDFSSAPKVNQDKGGGSQFSKPTCTTCGKRHYGKCLAGTNGCYGCGKNDHKVKDCPTFTARGREAKQASKDGTVPIPPNYGRFYALQASKDKEANPNEGAGSGK, encoded by the coding sequence atgaatacaagaggGAGACCCGCAAGGAGAGTAGGAGAAGAGGATGTGAATGAGGAAGTTCCTCCCCAAGTTGTGCAAAATGGTCAAGGTGTGCAATGCAATCAAGTTCCTATAGGTGAGCAAGAGAATGAGGTTCCGGTGGTTCCCCCGGATATGaccaatgaagagattaggtcgGCTTTCTTAATCTTGGCCCGAGCCATGGCGGCTCAAGCGACTAGAGAtatggggcctagggtgaatgctaatgagggtactatggcttctaagttgagagactttgtgaggatgaatcctccggtgTTTCTAGGTTctaaggtgggagaggatccccaagaatttttggatgaagtgtataaggtagtgagtgctatgggggtgacttcaaGAGAAAAGGCGGAGCTTGCctcctatcaattgaaagatgttgcccaaatttggttcactcaatggaaggcTAATAGGCCGGTGGGAGCGgatcctatagaatgggaggagtttaaggaagctttccttggtaggtactttccccgtgagatgagggagtgtaaggttgaggagtttatcaatcttcggcaaggtaatatgagtgtgcaagagtattccttgaggtttacccaattgtctaagtatgccccatctttggtgtcaaaccctagggatgagatgagtaggtttgtgacCGGCGTATCCGACCTAGTCAAGGAAGAGTGCCATACGGCAATGCTCCATAatgacatgaacatttctaggctcatagtgtatgctcaatccattgaggagtccaaacttaagaggatgAATAGGAATGTGAAGAGGGGTAGATCCGATGAGCAAagtcaacctaggttcaagaagagggcTCAAGATCAAGATTTttcaagtgctcctaaggttaACCAAGATAAAGGTGGTGGATCTCAATTTTCTAAACCTACTTGCACCACTTGTGGCAAGAGGCActatgggaagtgcctagccggtactaatggatgctatggttgtgggaagAATGATCACAAGGTGAAAGATTGTCCTACTTTTACGGCTAGAGGAAGGGAGGCAAAGCAAGCTTCTAAAGATGGAACGGTTCCTATTCCTCCAAATTATGGtcgtttctatgctctccaagctagCAAGGACAAGGAAGCTAATCCGAATGAAGGCGCCG